Proteins encoded by one window of Cucurbita pepo subsp. pepo cultivar mu-cu-16 chromosome LG14, ASM280686v2, whole genome shotgun sequence:
- the LOC111809916 gene encoding probable glutathione S-transferase parC, whose translation MADEVKLLDFWPSMFGMRVRIALAEKGVAYEYMEQDLRNKSPLLLQMNPVYKKIPVLVHNGRPICESSIIVQYIDEVWKDKAPLLSSDPYQRAQARFWVDFIDKKLYDAGRKVWAGKGEEVEAGKKELIGVLKQLEEVLGEKGFFGGERLGFVDIALIGFHSWFYSYEAFGKLSIEAECPKIMGWAKRCLEKESVSKSLPDSKKVYDFAVQMKKALGLE comes from the exons ATGGCGGACGAAGTGAAACTGCTGGATTTCTGGCCGAGTATGTTCGGGATGCGAGTTAGAATAGCCCTGGCCGAGAAGGGCGTAGCGTATGAATACATGGAACAAGATCTGAGGAACAAGAGCCCTTTGCTGTTGCAGATGAACCCAGTTTACAAGAAGATCCCTGTTCTTGTCCATAATGGAAGACCCATTTGTGAATCTTCCATTATCGTTCAGTACATCGATGAAGTTTGGAAGGACAAAGCGCCTCTCCTGTCGTCTGATCCTTATCAGAGGGCTCAGGCCAGATTCTGGGTGGATTTCATCGACAAGAAG CTTTATGATGCTGGGAGGAAGGTATGGGCCGGGAAGGGAGAAGAGGTGGAGGCAGGGAAGAAGGAGCTGATTGGAGTTCTGAAGCAGCTGGAAGAGGTTCTTGGGGAGAAGGGTTTCTTCGGAGGGGAGCGTTTGGGGTTTGTAGACATTGCTTTGATTGGATTCCACAGTTGGTTTTATAGCTATGAGGCGTTTGGTAAGTTGAGCATCGAGGCTGAGTGTCCCAAGATAATGGGTTGGGCGAAGAGATGCTTGGAGAAGGAGAGTGTTTCCAAGTCCTTGCCTGACTCCAAGAAGGTCTATGACTTTGCGGTTCAAATGAAGAAAGCACTTGGCCTTGAATGA
- the LOC111810598 gene encoding probable sugar phosphate/phosphate translocator At3g14410, which produces MADRRVEGFFKGEVLTYAYLLLYISLSSGQIFFNKWVLSSKEINFPYPLALTLLHMIFSSILCFLLIKVFKVLKIEQGMSAEMYATSVIPIGATFAMTLWLGNTAYLYISVAFAQMLKAIMPVAVFILGVAAGLELMSCRMLLIMSVISFGVLVASYGEINISWIGVVYQMGGVVGEALRLIFMEILVKRKGLKLNPISIMYYVSPCSALCLLIPWIFLEKPKMEARGSWNFPPVILVLNSLCTFALNLSVFLVITHTSALTIRVAGVVKDWIVVLLSALLFADVKLTIINLFGYGVAIAGVVAYNNHKLKKEASRGSPSESEQSESVAMVTPSSSNK; this is translated from the exons ATGGCGGATCGTCGAGTGGAAGGCTTCTTCAAAGGGGAGGTGCTCACTTACGCTTACCTGCTTCtatatatttctctctccagtGGCCAGATCTTCTTCAACAAG TGGGTGTTGTCCTCGAAGGAAATCAATTTTCCTTATCCTCTTGCTTTGACTTTACTTCACATGATCTTCTCTTCCATCTTATGCTTTCTTCTCATCAAAGTGTTTAAG GTTCTGAAGATTGAGCAAGGTATGAGTGCAGAAAT GTATGCTACATCAGTAATCCCAATTGGTGCAACCTTTGCAATGACTCTTTGGCTAGGAAACACTGCCTACCTGTATATCTCTGTTGCCTTCGCACAAATGCTGAAAGCAATCA TGCCCGTTGCCGTTTTTATTCTTGGAGTAGCAGCAGGTCTTGAGTTAATGAGCTGTAGAATGTTACTGATCATGTCAGTGATAAGTTTTGGTGTTCTAGTGGCTTCATATGGAGAAATAAACATCAGTTGGATTGGTGTTGTTTACCAAATGGGAGGCGTTGTAGGGGAAGCTCTAAGACTAATTTTCATGGAGATTCTGGTTAAAAGAAAGGGCCTAAAGTTAAATCCGATATCTATCATGTACTATGTTAGTCCCTGCAG TGCCCTTTGCCTGCTCATCCCATGGATCTTTCTGGAGAAACCAAAGATGGAAGCTCGTGGATCATGGAATTTTCCTCCTGTTATTCTAGTGCTCAACTCTCTATGTACTTTTGCACTCAACCTCTCGGTTTTCCTTGTAATAACGCATACAAGTGCCTTGACTATTCGCGTTGCTGGAGTCGTGAAGGACTGGATCGTGGTCTTACTGTCAGCTCTTTTATTTGCGGATGTAAAGTTGACCATCATTAATCTCTTTGGATATGGCGTTG CCATTGCCGGGGTCGTGGCATACAACAATCACAAGTTGAAAAAGGAAGCTTCACGAGGAAGCCCTAGTGAGTCTGAACAGTCTGAATCCGTGGCAATGGTCACACCCTCGTCCAGCAACAAATAG
- the LOC111809915 gene encoding ubiquitin carboxyl-terminal hydrolase 25-like isoform X2, which translates to MALQLQMSWQPSLLSQKRRNGPPLGLKNLGNTCYLNSVLQCLTYTPPLANFCLRNQHSSLCDSASSDNERKRECPFCILERRIVRSLSLDLTLDSPLKIQNCLRIFAEHFRLGRQEDAHEFLRYVIDACHNTCLRLKKLRRNGNGNYNGGGASGSSTVVKEIFGGALQSQVKCLSCGNDSNKIDEIMDISLDVLHSSSLKEALHKFFQLEVLDGNNKYKCDNCKKLVVARKQMSILQPPNILVIQLKRFDGIFGGKIDKAIACDESLQLSNFMCKGSQDPRPEYKLFGTIVHSGFSAESGHYYAYIKDASGRWYCCNDSFVTVSTLQEVLSEKVYILFFSRTNQRPVTTSTNLASNGVKSHQCNGSDGFKMSKPSVVTKTAQTRSHVEQSSRKELSSSFKVDKPTSSPQGKSYMNGHTNSMQSPSTINGKIVLEKDESIKENEKENINSLPLENGARHISSLGNGNIRKNHEVHCDVPEKEHKSVLMNGNVNGESMGMKADKHDQFNGKSMNIKITAGRGSDHDEIDNTVNCPSEIKRAKRRSDLCILSQQDSQSQGRVEELKQNLKNETSSVLRSCGWSEEVFSCMRTRKRLCLRETGRTPSRNDLKILLIADARKKFISRIPEPLKEDLIKKLKLFSHEK; encoded by the exons ATGGCCTTGCAATTGCAAATGAGTTGGCAACCGAGTTTACTGAGTCAGAAGCGCCGGAACGGCCCCCCACTCGGTCTTAAAAACCTAGGCAATACCTGCTACCTCAACAGCGTTCTTCAGTGTCTCACTTATACCCCTCCCCTCGCCAATTTCTGCCTCCGGAACCAACACTCCTCTCTCT GTGATTCGGCTTCCTCCGACAACGAGCGAAAGCGCGAATGTCCATTTTGCATTTTGGAGAGGCGGATAGTGAGGTCTTTGAGTTTGGATCTCACCTTAGATTCGCCTCTCAAGATCCAGAACTGTCTCAGGATCTTCGCCGAGCATTTTCGCTTGGGCCGTCAGGAGGACGCCCACGAGTTCCTTCGTTATGTCATCGACGCTTGCCACAACACCTGCCTCCGCTTGAAGAAGCTGCGTCGAAATGGAAATGGCAACTACAACGGTGGAGGTGCGAGTGGAAGCTCCACGGTGGTGAAGGAAATTTTCGGGGGTGCCTTGCAGAGCCAGGTGAAGTGTTTATCTTGTGGAAACGACTCCAATAAGATTGACGAGATAATGGATATTAGTCTTGATGTTTTGCATAGTAGTTCTCTTAAAGAGGCATTGCACAAGTTCTTTCAACTGGAAGTTTTAGATGGCAATAATAAGTACAAGTGTGACAA CTGTAAGAAGTTGGTGGTGGCGAGGAAGCAGATGTCAATACTCCAACCACCTAACATTCTTGTCATCCAATTGAAG AGATTTGATGGCATATTTGGGGGTAAGATTGACAAGGCTATTGCGTGTGACGAGAGTTTGCAGCTTTCAAATTTCATGTGCAAAGGAAGTCAG GATCCACGTCCAGAGTACAAGCTCTTTGGTACCATAGTGCATTCAGGCTTCTCCGCAGAATCTGGACATTATTATGCATACATCAAG GATGCATCAGGTAGATGGTATTGCTGCAATGACTCATTTGTTACAGTTTCAACTCTGCAGGAGGTTTTGTCAGAAAAGGTTtatattctctttttctctcgtaCGAATCAAAGGCCAGTAACTACTAGCACAAATCTTGCTTCCAATGGTGTAAAATCTCATCAATGTAATGGCAGTGATGGATTCAAAATGTCAAAACCTTCTGTTGTAACTAAAACGGCACAGACAAGATCCCATGTTGAGCAATCTTCTCGGAAGGAACTTTCAAGTTCATTTAAGGTAGATAAACCAACTTCCAGTCCACAAGGAAAGTCGTATATGAATGGACATACTAATTCCATGCAATCTCCTTCCACCATTAATGGAAAGATTGTTCTTGAGAAGGATGAATCCATCAAGGAGAATGAGAAAGAGAATATAAACTCGTTGCCTCTGGAAAATGGTGCAAGACATATATCTTCTCTCGGGAATGGAAATATCAGGAAAAATCATGAAGTTCATTGTGATGTCCCTGAGAAGGAACATAAATCTGTGTTAATGAATGGTAATGTAAATGGTGAGAGTATGGGAATGAAAGCAGATAAACATGACCAGTTTAATGGTAAATCTATGAATATCAAGATCACTGCAGGAAGAGGGTCTGATCATGATGAAATTGATAATACAGTCAACTGCCCCTCTGAGATCAAAAGGGCCAAAAGAAGATCAGACTTATGTATCTTGTCTCAACAGGATTCTCAATCTCAGGGAAGAGTTGAAGAACTTAAACAAAA TCTCAAGAATGAAACTTCCTCAGTTTTAAGATCATGCGGTTGGTCAGAGGAGGTCTTCAGTTGCATGCGAACAAGGAAGAGATTATGTTTAAGAGAAACTGGCAGGACACCAAGTAGGAATGACTTAAA GATATTGCTGATTGCGGATGCCAGAAAGAAGTTTATTTCACGGATACCAGAACCTCTAAAAGAGGACCTTATCAAAAAACTTAAACTGTTTAGCCATGAAAAGTAA
- the LOC111809781 gene encoding 9-cis-epoxycarotenoid dioxygenase NCED1, chloroplastic-like — translation MASLASSSWVKSGFSSSMSERFSVNMDSGRNRVACSLHTPSIIQIPKRSQTAFRSPVKTTVPKPVPVSPPSVSEEWNFLQRAAAMALDAVEDALLSAEKKHSLPKTADPSVQIAGNFAPVTEQSVRKGLPVIGKVPECIRGVYVRNGANPLHEPVSGHHLFDGDGMVHAVEFTEDGGVSYACRFTETQRLVQERAYGRPVFPKAIGELHGHSGIARLLLFYARGLFGLVDHSHGIGVANAGLVYFNGQLLAMSEDDLPYEIRVTPAGDLKTVGRFDFDGQLKSTMIAHPKLDPVSGEMFALSYDVIQKPYLKYFKFSPEGEKSPDVEIPLPQPTMMHDFAITEKFVIIPDQQVVFKLPEMIRGGSPVIYDKEKTSRFGVMDKNATDADAIKWIDVPDCFCFHLWNAWEEPETEEIVVIGSCMTPPDSIFNECEENLNSILSEIRLNLSTGKSTRRPIIAETEQVNLEAGMVNRNRLGRKTQFAYVALAEPWPKVSGFVKVDLFTGESRKYLYGEQRYGGEPLFLPREGAEAEDDGHILTFVHDEKEWKSELQIVNAMTLELEATVKLPSRVPYGFHGTFISSIDLQKQKQ, via the coding sequence ATGGCTTCTCTTGCTTCTTCTTCGTGGGTCAAATCTGgtttttcctcttcaatgtCGGAGCGTTTCTCTGTAAATATGGATTCCGGCAGGAACAGAGTCGCCTGTTCTCTTCATACTCCTTCCATAATTCAAATTCCTAAGCGTTCCCAGACTGCATTTCGGTCTCCGGTTAAGACCACGGTGCCGAAACCGGTGCCGGTTTCGCCTCCTTCAGTGTCGGAGGAGTGGAATTTCTTGCAGCGGGCTGCGGCCATGGCGCTTGATGCTGTTGAGGATGCTCTGCTTTCGGCGGAGAAGAAGCATTCGTTGCCGAAGACGGCGGACCCTTCTGTTCAAATTGCTGGGAATTTTGCTCCGGTGACGGAGCAGTCGGTTCGGAAGGGGCTGCCGGTGATTGGGAAAGTTCCGGAGTGTATTCGGGGGGTTTATGTGCGAAACGGCGCGAACCCACTTCATGAACCGGTGTCCGGCCACCACTTGTTTGATGGTGATGGGATGGTTCATGCTGTGGAGTTCACTGAGGACGGCGGCGTTAGTTATGCTTGCCGGTTTACGGAGACTCAACGGCTGGTTCAGGAACGAGCTTATGGCCGGCCGGTTTTTCCGAAAGCCATTGGAGAGCTTCATGGTCACTCTGGTATAGCTCGGCTGTTGCTTTTCTATGCGAGAGGTTTATTTGGGCTGGTCGATCACAGCCATGGAATTGGAGTCGCCAACGCCGGTTTGGTTTATTTCAACGGCCAGCTTCTCGCCATGTCGGAGGATGATTTGCCTTACGAAATCAGAGTTACTCCGGCAGGGGATTTGAAAACCGTTGGCCGGTTTGATTTCGACGGCCAATTGAAATCCACAATGATAGCCCACCCAAAACTCGACCCTGTTTCCGGCGAGATGTTTGCTTTAAGCTACGACGTAATCCAAAAGCCATATTTGAAATACTTCAAATTCTCGCCGGAGGGAGAAAAGTCACCGGACGTTGAAATTCCCCTGCCTCAGCCAACGATGATGCACGATTTCGCAATTACAGAGAAATTCGTCATAATTCCCGACCAGCAGGTGGTTTTCAAGTTGCCGGAGATGATCCGCGGCGGTTCTCCGGTGATCTATGACAAAGAAAAAACCTCCCGATTTGGAGTTATGGACAAAAATGCCACCGACGCCGACGCCATTAAATGGATCGACGTTCCTGATTGCTTCTGTTTCCATCTCTGGAACGCTTGGGAAGAACcagaaacagaggaaatcGTCGTAATTGGGTCGTGCATGACGCCGCCGGACTCCATTTTCAACGAATGTGAAGAGAATTTGAACTCCATCTTATCGGAAATTCGTCTGAATCTCTCCACTGGTAAATCCACTCGTCGGCCGATCATCGCCGAAACAGAGCAAGTGAACTTAGAGGCCGGAATGGTGAACCGAAATCGACTCGGGAGAAAAACCCAGTTCGCTTATGTTGCTCTAGCAGAGCCATGGCCGAAAGTTTCCGGTTTTGTGAAGGTCGATCTCTTCACCGGAGAATCCAGAAAGTATCTCTACGGCGAGCAGAGGTACGGCGGCGAGCCTCTGTTTCTGCCTAGAGAAGGGGCAGAGGCGGAGGACGACGGCCACATCTTGACGTTCGTTCACGACGAGAAGGAATGGAAATCAGAGCTTCAGATCGTTAACGCCATGACTTTGGAGCTTGAAGCTACTGTGAAGCTTCCTTCTCGAGTTCCTTATGGCTTCCATGGAACATTCATAAGCTCCATTGATTTACAGAAGCAGAAACAGTAA
- the LOC111809915 gene encoding ubiquitin carboxyl-terminal hydrolase 25-like isoform X1 produces the protein MALQLQMSWQPSLLSQKRRNGPPLGLKNLGNTCYLNSVLQCLTYTPPLANFCLRNQHSSLCDSASSDNERKRECPFCILERRIVRSLSLDLTLDSPLKIQNCLRIFAEHFRLGRQEDAHEFLRYVIDACHNTCLRLKKLRRNGNGNYNGGGASGSSTVVKEIFGGALQSQVKCLSCGNDSNKIDEIMDISLDVLHSSSLKEALHKFFQLEVLDGNNKYKCDNCKKLVVARKQMSILQPPNILVIQLKFVVLLLSCKGVVLGWVWQRFDGIFGGKIDKAIACDESLQLSNFMCKGSQDPRPEYKLFGTIVHSGFSAESGHYYAYIKDASGRWYCCNDSFVTVSTLQEVLSEKVYILFFSRTNQRPVTTSTNLASNGVKSHQCNGSDGFKMSKPSVVTKTAQTRSHVEQSSRKELSSSFKVDKPTSSPQGKSYMNGHTNSMQSPSTINGKIVLEKDESIKENEKENINSLPLENGARHISSLGNGNIRKNHEVHCDVPEKEHKSVLMNGNVNGESMGMKADKHDQFNGKSMNIKITAGRGSDHDEIDNTVNCPSEIKRAKRRSDLCILSQQDSQSQGRVEELKQNLKNETSSVLRSCGWSEEVFSCMRTRKRLCLRETGRTPSRNDLKILLIADARKKFISRIPEPLKEDLIKKLKLFSHEK, from the exons ATGGCCTTGCAATTGCAAATGAGTTGGCAACCGAGTTTACTGAGTCAGAAGCGCCGGAACGGCCCCCCACTCGGTCTTAAAAACCTAGGCAATACCTGCTACCTCAACAGCGTTCTTCAGTGTCTCACTTATACCCCTCCCCTCGCCAATTTCTGCCTCCGGAACCAACACTCCTCTCTCT GTGATTCGGCTTCCTCCGACAACGAGCGAAAGCGCGAATGTCCATTTTGCATTTTGGAGAGGCGGATAGTGAGGTCTTTGAGTTTGGATCTCACCTTAGATTCGCCTCTCAAGATCCAGAACTGTCTCAGGATCTTCGCCGAGCATTTTCGCTTGGGCCGTCAGGAGGACGCCCACGAGTTCCTTCGTTATGTCATCGACGCTTGCCACAACACCTGCCTCCGCTTGAAGAAGCTGCGTCGAAATGGAAATGGCAACTACAACGGTGGAGGTGCGAGTGGAAGCTCCACGGTGGTGAAGGAAATTTTCGGGGGTGCCTTGCAGAGCCAGGTGAAGTGTTTATCTTGTGGAAACGACTCCAATAAGATTGACGAGATAATGGATATTAGTCTTGATGTTTTGCATAGTAGTTCTCTTAAAGAGGCATTGCACAAGTTCTTTCAACTGGAAGTTTTAGATGGCAATAATAAGTACAAGTGTGACAA CTGTAAGAAGTTGGTGGTGGCGAGGAAGCAGATGTCAATACTCCAACCACCTAACATTCTTGTCATCCAATTGAAG TTCGTAGTGTTGCTGCTTTCATGTAAAGGCGTTGTTCTTGGATGGGTTTGGCAGAGATTTGATGGCATATTTGGGGGTAAGATTGACAAGGCTATTGCGTGTGACGAGAGTTTGCAGCTTTCAAATTTCATGTGCAAAGGAAGTCAG GATCCACGTCCAGAGTACAAGCTCTTTGGTACCATAGTGCATTCAGGCTTCTCCGCAGAATCTGGACATTATTATGCATACATCAAG GATGCATCAGGTAGATGGTATTGCTGCAATGACTCATTTGTTACAGTTTCAACTCTGCAGGAGGTTTTGTCAGAAAAGGTTtatattctctttttctctcgtaCGAATCAAAGGCCAGTAACTACTAGCACAAATCTTGCTTCCAATGGTGTAAAATCTCATCAATGTAATGGCAGTGATGGATTCAAAATGTCAAAACCTTCTGTTGTAACTAAAACGGCACAGACAAGATCCCATGTTGAGCAATCTTCTCGGAAGGAACTTTCAAGTTCATTTAAGGTAGATAAACCAACTTCCAGTCCACAAGGAAAGTCGTATATGAATGGACATACTAATTCCATGCAATCTCCTTCCACCATTAATGGAAAGATTGTTCTTGAGAAGGATGAATCCATCAAGGAGAATGAGAAAGAGAATATAAACTCGTTGCCTCTGGAAAATGGTGCAAGACATATATCTTCTCTCGGGAATGGAAATATCAGGAAAAATCATGAAGTTCATTGTGATGTCCCTGAGAAGGAACATAAATCTGTGTTAATGAATGGTAATGTAAATGGTGAGAGTATGGGAATGAAAGCAGATAAACATGACCAGTTTAATGGTAAATCTATGAATATCAAGATCACTGCAGGAAGAGGGTCTGATCATGATGAAATTGATAATACAGTCAACTGCCCCTCTGAGATCAAAAGGGCCAAAAGAAGATCAGACTTATGTATCTTGTCTCAACAGGATTCTCAATCTCAGGGAAGAGTTGAAGAACTTAAACAAAA TCTCAAGAATGAAACTTCCTCAGTTTTAAGATCATGCGGTTGGTCAGAGGAGGTCTTCAGTTGCATGCGAACAAGGAAGAGATTATGTTTAAGAGAAACTGGCAGGACACCAAGTAGGAATGACTTAAA GATATTGCTGATTGCGGATGCCAGAAAGAAGTTTATTTCACGGATACCAGAACCTCTAAAAGAGGACCTTATCAAAAAACTTAAACTGTTTAGCCATGAAAAGTAA